In Deltaproteobacteria bacterium, one DNA window encodes the following:
- the secE gene encoding preprotein translocase subunit SecE, translating into MLSRERYVVGVVVGLAIVISMALSRGFEWLWVWQEWNDPFILGIRQLPITSVIAYAISAALAVGTLRHPEVNTIALEVVDELSKVVWPTREETGHATMVVVIAVLISSAFLGTFDAVWLWMTDWILGIEKLPGG; encoded by the coding sequence ATGCTTTCTAGAGAACGATATGTTGTTGGAGTTGTTGTAGGATTGGCAATTGTCATTTCCATGGCGCTCTCTCGCGGTTTTGAATGGCTTTGGGTTTGGCAAGAATGGAATGATCCCTTCATATTAGGGATTCGCCAACTTCCAATAACAAGCGTGATTGCTTATGCAATCTCTGCTGCCCTTGCTGTTGGTACCCTACGCCATCCGGAGGTCAATACCATCGCCCTTGAGGTTGTGGATGAATTGTCCAAGGTGGTGTGGCCGACACGCGAAGAAACCGGACATGCAACCATGGTTGTGGTTATCGCGGTTCTGATTTCTTCAGCTTTCCTCGGTACCTTCGATGCCGTTTGGCTTTGGATGACAGACTGGATTCTCGGTATAGAGAAACTGCCTGGCGGCTAA
- the rplL gene encoding 50S ribosomal protein L7/L12, with translation MADSATTWNDGIKTLGDQIVNLSLLQAKELSDYLKEEHGLEAAAGGAVMMAAPAAGGAEAAAEPTEFNVILTEAGAKKIQVIKEVRAATGLGLKEAKELVDSAPSTIKETLPKEEAEELKAKLEAAGGKVELKA, from the coding sequence ATGGCAGATTCAGCAACAACTTGGAATGACGGCATCAAGACTTTGGGCGACCAAATCGTTAACTTGTCACTTCTTCAGGCTAAAGAGCTAAGCGATTACCTGAAGGAAGAGCATGGCTTGGAAGCAGCAGCAGGCGGAGCCGTAATGATGGCAGCGCCAGCAGCTGGCGGCGCAGAAGCAGCAGCAGAGCCAACAGAGTTCAACGTAATTCTTACTGAAGCTGGTGCAAAGAAAATCCAGGTGATTAAAGAAGTACGTGCAGCAACTGGTCTTGGCCTCAAAGAAGCTAAAGAGTTAGTTGATAGTGCACCAAGCACAATCAAAGAGACCCTTCCTAAGGAAGAAGCCGAGGAGCTCAAAGCTAAGCTTGAAGCTGCTGGTGGCAAGGTCGAACTCAAAGCTTGA
- a CDS encoding 50S ribosomal protein L10, protein MNRVQKEQFVEEMKTSLNEAAGALFLDYTGLTVNDTNLVRKKFREAGVTYVVVKNTLMARAMEGSTYADAATYLKGTPTGIVIGGEDPVAAAKTTFDVVEEFSNMKVKGGILDSKAINSAEAEALSKMPSKTEIQAGIVGLAMSPASNLIGQFKGPAGKILSQIEKMIEGQEAA, encoded by the coding sequence ATGAATCGTGTACAAAAAGAGCAGTTCGTCGAAGAAATGAAAACCAGCCTCAACGAAGCGGCTGGAGCACTTTTTCTCGATTATACCGGTCTTACCGTCAACGATACGAACCTGGTTCGTAAGAAGTTTCGGGAAGCAGGCGTAACCTATGTTGTCGTAAAGAACACTTTGATGGCTCGCGCCATGGAAGGCTCTACATACGCTGATGCAGCAACGTACCTAAAGGGTACGCCAACTGGCATCGTAATAGGTGGCGAAGATCCGGTAGCAGCAGCGAAAACAACCTTCGACGTTGTCGAAGAGTTTTCAAATATGAAAGTCAAGGGCGGAATCCTAGACAGTAAAGCAATCAACTCAGCAGAAGCTGAAGCTTTGTCTAAGATGCCAAGCAAGACTGAAATTCAGGCAGGAATCGTAGGTCTGGCAATGAGCCCAGCGAGCAACCTTATTGGTCAGTTCAAGGGTCCGGCAGGCAAGATTCTAAGCCAAATCGAGAAAATGATTGAAGGGCAAGAGGCGGCTTAA
- the rplK gene encoding 50S ribosomal protein L11: MAKKISGYIKLQIPAGKANPSPPVGPALGQHGVNIMGFCKEFNARTQGQGDMVIPVVITVFADRSFSFVTKTPPASILIKKTIGLKLGKKPGSGSKEPNKIKVGTLTRAQAEEVANIKMPDLNAKDLEGAVNMIAGTAASMGIEYKG; this comes from the coding sequence ATGGCTAAGAAAATCTCGGGATACATCAAACTGCAAATCCCAGCCGGTAAGGCAAACCCATCGCCACCAGTTGGTCCCGCACTTGGTCAGCATGGTGTAAACATCATGGGTTTCTGTAAAGAGTTTAACGCTCGAACACAGGGCCAAGGTGACATGGTTATTCCAGTTGTCATCACTGTATTTGCAGACCGTTCGTTCTCATTCGTAACAAAGACACCTCCGGCGTCTATCCTTATCAAGAAGACTATCGGTCTTAAGCTTGGTAAGAAGCCCGGAAGTGGTTCAAAAGAGCCGAATAAGATCAAGGTTGGAACCCTAACTCGAGCCCAAGCAGAAGAAGTTGCGAACATCAAAATGCCAGATTTGAACGCAAAAGATCTTGAAGGTGCCGTCAATATGATCGCCGGGACTGCTGCTAGCATGGGAATTGAGTACAAGGGCTAG
- a CDS encoding 50S ribosomal protein L1 gives MPKSSKRYNANYGQIDCDKRYEVAEAITLLKDMSKAKFDETVEVSIRLGVDPKKSDQMVRGVCKLPNGSGRKVRILVLAKGEKVDEAKQAGADFVGAEDMVEKIKEGWLDFDKVIATPDMMPKVGPIARILGPRGLMPNPKVGTVTTDVAKAVQEEKAGRVEFRVEKAGIVHAAIGKLSFDADKLQENFVALMDNIAKLKPAAAKGTYVKAISFSSTMGPGLRIDAVKAQSSK, from the coding sequence ATGCCAAAGAGTAGTAAGCGCTATAATGCGAACTATGGCCAAATAGACTGTGATAAGCGATATGAGGTGGCCGAGGCCATCACGCTTCTCAAAGACATGTCTAAAGCCAAATTTGACGAAACTGTTGAAGTTTCCATCCGTTTAGGCGTAGATCCAAAGAAATCAGACCAGATGGTACGTGGTGTGTGCAAATTGCCAAATGGCAGTGGCCGCAAGGTACGTATTCTTGTGTTGGCTAAAGGCGAAAAAGTCGATGAAGCCAAGCAAGCGGGTGCAGATTTCGTGGGTGCCGAAGACATGGTGGAAAAAATCAAAGAGGGTTGGCTCGATTTCGATAAAGTAATCGCCACACCTGACATGATGCCAAAGGTTGGTCCAATCGCACGGATTCTTGGTCCACGCGGTTTGATGCCAAACCCGAAGGTAGGCACCGTGACAACAGACGTAGCCAAGGCTGTTCAAGAAGAAAAAGCAGGCCGCGTTGAATTTCGCGTAGAAAAAGCGGGCATCGTGCACGCTGCAATCGGAAAGCTCAGCTTTGATGCTGATAAGTTACAAGAAAACTTTGTAGCTTTGATGGACAACATCGCAAAGCTTAAGCCCGCTGCAGCTAAAGGCACATATGTCAAAGCAATTTCATTCTCTAGCACCATGGGTCCTGGCCTGCGTATTGACGCGGTTAAGGCTCAATCCAGCAAGTAA
- the nusG gene encoding transcription termination/antitermination protein NusG, producing MTTQEQQDVQAPEEAPVAATEAEDTVEVTEAAEPGETVEAAEVATETAEGEATEGEGEAEVEEPEVNPNFRWYVVHTYSGYENRAKASLEERIKQQSLEAEFGEVLIPTENVVELGKGGTKRTSKRKFFPGYMLVQMELTDASWHLINDTPKITGFVGNATKPPPVPEEQVKRLTKQIDEGTLKAKPRVKFEEGEDVRVVDGPFANFNGIVETVNEDKGKVRVMVSIFGRSTPVELEFVQVEKA from the coding sequence ATGACAACGCAAGAGCAACAAGACGTGCAAGCACCTGAAGAGGCGCCAGTCGCAGCAACAGAAGCTGAAGACACGGTAGAAGTAACCGAGGCCGCTGAGCCTGGTGAAACCGTTGAAGCCGCAGAGGTAGCTACAGAGACGGCTGAGGGCGAAGCCACTGAAGGCGAAGGTGAAGCTGAGGTCGAAGAGCCTGAAGTTAATCCAAACTTCCGTTGGTATGTTGTGCATACCTACTCAGGCTACGAAAACCGTGCGAAGGCATCGTTGGAAGAACGCATCAAGCAACAATCACTCGAAGCAGAATTCGGTGAAGTGTTGATCCCTACTGAAAACGTAGTGGAACTCGGTAAGGGCGGCACCAAGCGTACCAGCAAGCGGAAGTTTTTCCCTGGGTACATGTTGGTGCAAATGGAATTGACGGATGCCAGCTGGCACCTCATCAATGACACCCCAAAGATTACCGGTTTTGTAGGCAATGCAACCAAGCCGCCACCGGTGCCTGAAGAGCAGGTTAAACGCCTGACTAAGCAGATCGATGAAGGAACATTGAAGGCCAAACCACGGGTCAAGTTTGAAGAAGGTGAAGATGTAAGGGTCGTAGATGGTCCATTCGCTAACTTCAACGGTATCGTGGAAACGGTTAATGAAGATAAAGGAAAGGTGCGCGTGATGGTTTCCATCTTTGGTCGCTCCACTCCTGTCGAGCTAGAATTCGTCCAGGTAGAAAAGGCCTGA